CAGTGCCGCTTTTTTTAACCTGATGTTTCTTACGTAAATATAATCACAACCCTTTTTCAAGCCATCGGTCGTGCCTGCTTCATTATGAAATCATTTTCCTTGAAAGAAGGCATAAAAAAACCATCCCAAAATCCGGGATGGTCTTTACTAAACTACTCTACTAACCTTATCTTCCAATTTCTATTGCACCTTAGTCACTGCATTGGCGTCAAGAATGACCGCAGTTTGAGCCAGAGCACGTCCGTTTATAGAAGCACCGGTGAGGAAAGTAATCCCTGTCATTGAGAGAATATTACCTTCAAAGTGTGAATTGGCTCCAAAAGTCGCCTCTCCTGCTACCTGCCAGAAAATGTTCTTGGCCTGAGCACCACCATTCAACGTCATATTGATGGCACTGCTCTGGGTAAGGTCACCTGAGATTTGGAAGATCCAAACATCATCAGCAGCACCCGTGAGGGTAACATCTGCCGGGATGGTCACCGTAGATGTCCACTTATAAAGACCCGCAGATAAGGTCATTCCACCTATGTTTCCTGTTCCTAATTCAAGAAACTCAGGTGTGGGTCTTCCTGCCGCATCATTATAAGCCGTGATCATATCATTTACGGCAGTAGTCAGGTTGACTGGTGTGGGGTCCGCCATGTCAGCTGCATACACATTACCTGTTACCTGAGAAGAAGTGGCATACCCTGTAGCATCTACTAAATCTAAACCAGTGATGTATGAGGTAGCTGCCGGGCTCAATCCCAAATGTCCAGTGATGGCAGAAGTGGAGCTGTTGTTGATGGCAGTCTTCGCAAGGATCACATAGTTGCTCGCCCCACCTAGGTTGACCATAGCAAGTGTGGCGGTTACCTCACCAGTGGTAAAGCTCCAGCTCTCGTTATTAGCTAATCCATTTCCCGACAGATCCTGTGCGCCTGTGGTAATCTGCGCCGTGTAAACCGTACTCGCTTCTAGAATTGTGGTTGAAGTAAAAGTGGCCGTAGTGCCAGAATAAGCTACTACCCCAGGTACAGAAGTAGTTCCATTCTTCAACTGGAAGGTGGCGGCACTTATTGTAGCAGGATTCATTGGCTCATTAAATACGACAGACACTGTTTTATTTCTGGCAACTCCCGTAGCATCACTAAGAGGAGCGGTAGAATTGATAAATGGCGCTGCGAAATCTGTGGTTGTAAAACTCCACTCGGTATCAGCAGCCAATCCATTTCCGGCCAAATCCTGAGCACCTGTAGTGATCCTGGCTGTATAAGCCGTATTTGACTCAAAGCTTTCGGTGGCAGTAAATGTAGCAGTGTTATCGGCATACGAGACCACTCCTGCTACAGCTGTGGTTCCTTTCACCAAAGTAAAAGTGGTCACGTTGATGGTCGCAGGGTTCATGGGCTCATTAAAGACTATAGATACCGAATTACCTTTTGTTATATTAACTGCATTAGCCAAAGGGCTCGTAGAACTGATAACCGGAACCTCATTGTCAACCTCCGCCACAGTGGTGAAGGTGATCGTGAAGTCGTTTTCCAAAGCAGCACCAAGTTCACTTTCGGCACCCGTCTTGACAGTAGCCGTATACACGGTACTGTTCTTCAGGTTAGCCACTGGGGTCATTGTTAACTTTTTATTGGCATAACTCACTGTTGTCGCAACCTTATTAGTTCCTTCCATGAGTACCACCGTGGTGCTATTTAGGGTTTCAGGATTCATATCAGCCAAGAAATTGAATTGTACAGCAGCCGTAACGGCGATTCCGGTGGCATCATCAGCCGGGGCGGTCGACACCACATCCGGTGACACCAACACTGGGTCTTTGTCCTTGTCACAACCCACGAACATCAAAATGGGTAGTAACGCTAGTACGAGTCCTGATTTAATAATTTTCATAATATTTTCTTTTAAAAAGTGTAATTATCATTACAATGCAAAGGTGAGGCTATTGAAAGCGAAACAGTTACACACTAAAAATTAATCGTTACATATATCACTTGTTCGGCAAAGTGTCCATCCACCCCTATCTTTTTTCCGATGTAGATGGTCTCTGCCGAGGGAGTGACTTTGAATGAATCTAAAGTTATTTCAACACGATGGCATTGCCCTCCATGGTGATAGAACCTGTTCGGGCCAATGCCTTGCCGTCTAGCGTTGCACCGGTGTTGAACGTTATAGATTGCATGGCCATGACGGTGCCTTTAAAAACGGTAGTGGTCCCGAAAGTAGCGCTGCTTCCTACCTGCCAGAAAATATTGGCAGCTTTCGCTCCGCCGGCCAGGATCACCTGTCGGCCGGAAGTGGTAGTCAGCGCACTCGCTATCTGAATAATAAAGACAGCATTAGCATTTCCCTTAGCGTCAAACGTCAGATCCCCGGAAGATATCGCCAGAGAAGAGGTAGACTTATACAAGCCTGGGGTAAGTGTCAACCCACCAATATTTCCTGATAAGACAACGATATCAGTGGATGTTCTACCCGCAGCATCATTGTACGCTGTGGTTAAATCCAATTTGGCCTGATTGGCAATCGCGTCATTAACATGCAAGGTACCGGTGAATTCCCCCGGAGGAAACCCATCGATAGAAGTACCGGGACTCAGCCCAATATCTCCATTAATGGAAGTCGCTCCAGTGTTTGTAACAGACTCTCCGGCTAGTAAGGCCAAACTAGAAGTGCCGCCCATGCTTATGCCAGACTGCACCACAGTCTGAATAGGTATGGTGATCCCTGGAGACGGATCGTCTTTACTGCATGCTCCAAGTAAAATTGTGGATAGCAGAGCTCCTGACTTAAAAAGGCTGAAAATTTTCATTTTGTTTTGGTTTAATTCAATTGCTTGCCCAATTGCCATTAGCATGCCACAACCGGATATTGCAGTCAATCACTTACTGGTCAGCACTTTAAAATTGGGGGTGAATGGTTCGTTTTTCCCG
This Marinoscillum sp. 108 DNA region includes the following protein-coding sequences:
- a CDS encoding ice-binding family protein, with product MKIIKSGLVLALLPILMFVGCDKDKDPVLVSPDVVSTAPADDATGIAVTAAVQFNFLADMNPETLNSTTVVLMEGTNKVATTVSYANKKLTMTPVANLKNSTVYTATVKTGAESELGAALENDFTITFTTVAEVDNEVPVISSTSPLANAVNITKGNSVSIVFNEPMNPATINVTTFTLVKGTTAVAGVVSYADNTATFTATESFESNTAYTARITTGAQDLAGNGLAADTEWSFTTTDFAAPFINSTAPLSDATGVARNKTVSVVFNEPMNPATISAATFQLKNGTTSVPGVVAYSGTTATFTSTTILEASTVYTAQITTGAQDLSGNGLANNESWSFTTGEVTATLAMVNLGGASNYVILAKTAINNSSTSAITGHLGLSPAATSYITGLDLVDATGYATSSQVTGNVYAADMADPTPVNLTTAVNDMITAYNDAAGRPTPEFLELGTGNIGGMTLSAGLYKWTSTVTIPADVTLTGAADDVWIFQISGDLTQSSAINMTLNGGAQAKNIFWQVAGEATFGANSHFEGNILSMTGITFLTGASINGRALAQTAVILDANAVTKVQ
- a CDS encoding ice-binding family protein; protein product: MKIFSLFKSGALLSTILLGACSKDDPSPGITIPIQTVVQSGISMGGTSSLALLAGESVTNTGATSINGDIGLSPGTSIDGFPPGEFTGTLHVNDAIANQAKLDLTTAYNDAAGRTSTDIVVLSGNIGGLTLTPGLYKSTSSLAISSGDLTFDAKGNANAVFIIQIASALTTTSGRQVILAGGAKAANIFWQVGSSATFGTTTVFKGTVMAMQSITFNTGATLDGKALARTGSITMEGNAIVLK